The nucleotide window CAATTCTGGCGGGTAGAAAACTTGAAACTTTCGAAGCCTGCAAGGCTTTCTTCCGCCCGGACATGACCCATTTTCATGACCCATTCCTTTTCAGGCAGATGGATGTCTCTGTAAAGAGAATACTGCGGGGTATTGAACAGAAAGAGAAAATCGCTGTCTATGGTGACTACGATGTCGATGGGATCACGGCGACTGCGATTCTTATAAGAGTACTGCGTACCCTTGGGGCCGACTGTTTCTATTTTCTTCCGAACAGATTGACTGATGGTTACGGAGTTTCCAGATCAGGAATAGAGCGCATTGCCGCTTCCGGAACAAAGCTTATCATCTCTGTTGATTGTGGCATTACAGCGGCAAAGGAGGTCGAGGCCGCAAAAAAGCATGGCATTGACATGATTATCACCGATCACCATGAACCCGGAAAAAGCACTCCTCCTGCTTTTGCCATTCTCAATCCTAAAATAGAGGGCTGCGGGTATCCCGATCCTGTGCTTGCAGGCGTGGGGGTAGCTCTTAAGCTCTGTCAGGGCCTGGCTGCTGCTACCGGAAGAGGAGAGGAACTGTGGGGACCATATCTGGATCTGGCAGCACTGGGGACTGCAGCCGATATTGTACCTCTTACAGGGGAAAACCGGGTGATTGCCAGTCTGGGTTTCAGGATGATGCAGGAAACGAGGAATGAAGGACTTAAGGCTCTTATCGCACAACAGGGACTTGCCGGGAAGAAAATCTCCACCTCTCAGGTTGTATTTGGTCTGGCTCCGAGTATTAATGCTGCGGGGCGGCTCGGAGATCCGACAATCGGGGCTGAGTTGCTGCTTACTGATAACCCTGATCACGCATCTCATTTTGCTGCTGAACTCCGTGGGGCTAATCTGCAGAGGCGGGCGCTTGACACCAGTGTAGCTGAGGAAGCAGCCGACTGGGTTATGAACAATTGCGACCCGGAGAAAGACTTCGCGCTTGTCATTGGGAGCGAGTCCTGGCACGCCGGAGTAATAGGTATAGTGGCATCGAAGATGGTGGAAAAATTCTATCGCCCTGCTGTGCTTCTGTCCATTGGTCCTGACGGTAGTGCCAAGGGGTCGGGAAGGAGCATTCCCGGACTTCATTTGTTGAATGCACTGAATGCCTGCTCGGATCTTCTGGATGGATTCGGAGGACACTCTGCGGCAGCGGGACTCAGTATTAAAAGTCAAAACATCGATGCATTCAGAGAAAGATTCAACCAGGTGGTAGGCTCGCTTATCAGTCCTCAGGACCTGGTACCCTCGGTAGTAGCCGATGCTGAGGTCAATCTCCCTCAGATTTCTCAGAAATTTTATCGCATCGTAAAGCAGATGGAGCCCTTTGGCCCCGGTAACATGCGGCCGGTTCTTTTCTGCCGTGACTTGAAACACAAATACCCTCCCAGAATAGTCGGCAGTAATCATCTCAAGCTGGCTGTGAACGGCGGGGGAGTAGTGATGGATGCTATAGGTTTCAATTTCGGTGACAGGATTAACGATTTACGCGGGGCAGAAACCATCTCACTTGCGTTTTCTCTCGATGAAAATGAGTGGGATGGAAAATGCTGCCTGCAGATGAAACTGAAGGGAATTTCACTATGAAAATGTGGGATGGACGGTTCAGCAAGGCATCTGACAAACTGATGGAACAATTCCATAACTCTCTTCCTTTTGACCGTGCACTTATAGAGGAAGACATAACAGGGAGTATCGCCTGGGCTAAAGCACTGGCCGGCACAGGAATTTTCAGTTTAAAAGAGCTTGAGCAGGTAAGGACTGCACTGGAGAGTATTCTTGAGGATTACCGCAACGGAAAGATCGAATTTCTGCCGCAGGATGAAGATATTCACATGGCTGTGGAGAGAGTCCTTATCGAACGTATAGGAGACCTGGGAGCCAGGCTTCATACCGGACGCTCCCGTAATGACCAGGTTGCTACTGATACCAGACTTTACACGAAAAAAGCGATAGAGCAGATAATCGAGGCTGTTTCTGATCTGCAGAAATCATTGCTTGGACGTGCGGAAAAAGATGCCGATATAATTATGCCCGGGTTCACACATCTTCAACAGGCACAGCCCATACTTCTG belongs to Fibrobacter sp. and includes:
- the recJ gene encoding single-stranded-DNA-specific exonuclease RecJ; amino-acid sequence: MTWLATPRERVTVKTVDSEIVNRLKTELNVSDAIAAILAGRKLETFEACKAFFRPDMTHFHDPFLFRQMDVSVKRILRGIEQKEKIAVYGDYDVDGITATAILIRVLRTLGADCFYFLPNRLTDGYGVSRSGIERIAASGTKLIISVDCGITAAKEVEAAKKHGIDMIITDHHEPGKSTPPAFAILNPKIEGCGYPDPVLAGVGVALKLCQGLAAATGRGEELWGPYLDLAALGTAADIVPLTGENRVIASLGFRMMQETRNEGLKALIAQQGLAGKKISTSQVVFGLAPSINAAGRLGDPTIGAELLLTDNPDHASHFAAELRGANLQRRALDTSVAEEAADWVMNNCDPEKDFALVIGSESWHAGVIGIVASKMVEKFYRPAVLLSIGPDGSAKGSGRSIPGLHLLNALNACSDLLDGFGGHSAAAGLSIKSQNIDAFRERFNQVVGSLISPQDLVPSVVADAEVNLPQISQKFYRIVKQMEPFGPGNMRPVLFCRDLKHKYPPRIVGSNHLKLAVNGGGVVMDAIGFNFGDRINDLRGAETISLAFSLDENEWDGKCCLQMKLKGISL